The Metabacillus schmidteae nucleotide sequence CTTTGAATATTTCTCAGAAGATCCATATCTTTCATCTGAAATGGCAGCTAATCATATTAAAGGTGTACAAAGCCAAGGTGTTGGAACATCGTTAAAGCATTTTGCAGCGAATAACCAGGAGCATCGCAGAATGTCAACAGATGCTATTGTTGATGAAAGAACATTCCGTGAAATTTATCTAGCTAGTTTTGAAGGAGCAGTAAAACAATCACAGCCATGGACCGTTATGTGTTCTTACAATAAAGTAAATGGAGAATTTGCTTCTGAAAACAACTATCTATTAACCGACATCTTAAAAGAAGAATGGGGCTTTGAAGGGTTTGTTGTTTCTGACTGGGGAGCTGTAAATGAACGTGACGTAGCTCTTGCAAATGGTCTTGAACTTGAAATGCCTGCTTCAAAAGGAATCGGTGAGAATAAGGTTATCGAATCGGTTCAAAATGGTACATTAACTGAAGAAAAGCTGGATGCGGCAGTTGAACGTATTTTACGTATTATTTTTAAAGCTGTTGAAGAAAAGAAAGAAAATGCAACATATGATCAAGAAGCACATCATCAGCTAGCAAGAGAAACAGCGAGAGAAAGCATGGTGTTATTAAAAAATGAAGGAAACATCCTTCCGCTTAAAAAAGAAGGAAGTTTTGCAGTAATTGGTGAATTTGCAAAGGCACCAAGATATCAAGGTGGGGGAAGCTCTCATATTAAACCGACAAAGCTTGAAAATATTGTAGAGGAAATCGAAAAGTCTGCTGGTTCAAACGCAAATGTTTCATATGCTCAAGGATACTATCGTGATAAAGATGCAATCGATGAAGGATTAATTGAAGAAGCGAAGGAAGTAGCTTCACAAGCCGATACTGTTATCTTGTTTGCCGGTTTACCTGATCGTTATGAATCTGAAGGATATGATCGTGTACACTTACACATCCCTGAAAATCAACAGCGTCTACTTGATGCAATTGCTGAAGTGAACTCGAATATTGTTGTTGTACTAAGTAATGGAGCACCGATTGAAATGCCTTGGTTAGGCAAAGTAAAAGGATTACTTGAAGGCTATCTTGGGGGTCAAGCTCTTGGAGGTGCCATTGCAGATATTTTATTCGGTAATGCAAATCCAAGCGGAAAACTTGCAGAAACATTCCCTCAACAATTAAGCGACAATCCTTCTTACTTGTTCTTCCCGGGTGAAGGAGACAAAGTAGAGTACCGCGAAGGAATTTTCGTCGGCTATCGTTATTATGATACAAAAAATGTGGAACCATTATTCCCGTTTGGCTATGGCTTAAGCTATACAACGTTTGAATATAGCAATTTGCGTGTAAGTGCCAATAAAATAAATGATACAGAAACACTTAGTGTGACTGTCGATGTGAAAAATACAGGAGCTTTTACAGGAAAAGAAGTTGTTCAGCTGTATGTGAAAGACGTGGCAAGCAGTGTAAGCAGACCTCAGAAGGAGTTAAAAGGTTTTGAAAAAGTTGAACTTCAACCTGGTGAAGTTAAAGAAGTTACCTTCACTCTAGATAAACGTTCATTTGCTTACTATAATACAGAATTAAAAGATTGGCATGTAGAAAGTGGAGAATTCGAATTATTAGTAGGGAAAAGCTCAAAAGAAATTGTCCTAACAGAAAAAGTGACAGTTGAATCGACTACAGAAATTCCGTTGCTAGTTCATCGTAATACAACAGTAGGTGATTTACTTGCAAATCCAAAAGTCGCTCCACTAGCTAAAGAACTGTTAGGGAAAGCGCAGGAAGGAAGCCCATTCGCTGCTGCAACTGAGGAGGAAGGTGAATTCTCAGATATGATGGAAGCAATGATGAAATATATGCCGTTACGAGCTTTATCTAATTTTAGCGATGGAAACTTAACAGAAGAGAAGTTGCAAGAAATGATTCAACAATTAAATGATGTCCAAAAAAATACAGTTGTGAACTAATTTAAAGTGGATTGACTCAAGTTATATGAGTCAATCCATGTTTGATTTCCGGGAAATATTGAACAATCACGCTTAATACCATTGCAAAAAAGGGTGACTCAAAAGGTCGCATCAGTATCTGTTTTCGTAGGGTTACTTTTTTGTTATTCATCTTCAACTTCTCAGGTGTGTTTAATTACGTATAACCTTCTGTTATAACCTATGCATTTGTTGCAATTTACCATGTTCATCCTTCGTGATATCGTAATAGTAGATCAATTGAAATTAAGAAAGTAAATAATTCACTTTGTTAAATAATGAGGAAGGAGGGATATTTATGAAGGGAGAATGGGAAAAAGTTTTTCAACTTTTTTGGTCTTTTTTCAAAATAGGACCTGTAACATTTGGTGGCGGTTATGCAATGATTCCTTTAATAGAAAAAGAAGTTGTTCATAAAAAACATTGGGTCAAAAGTGAGGACTTAACAGATGTTTTTGCTATTGCAGGGACAATTCCTGGAGCAATAGCAGTAAATGCTGCTACCTTTATCGGACACCGAATTGCCGGCATAAGGGGAGCGGTTGCTGCGACATTAGGAACTTTACTTCCAACCTTTATGATCGTGCTT carries:
- a CDS encoding glycoside hydrolase family 3 C-terminal domain-containing protein, with translation MTKDMKALISQMTLEEKAGLCSGKDFWNLKGIERLGIPSIMVTDGPHGLRKQKMGADHLGLFDSVPATCFPSAAGMASSWDRNLIQKVGVALGEECQAEDVAVLLGPGANIKRSPLCGRNFEYFSEDPYLSSEMAANHIKGVQSQGVGTSLKHFAANNQEHRRMSTDAIVDERTFREIYLASFEGAVKQSQPWTVMCSYNKVNGEFASENNYLLTDILKEEWGFEGFVVSDWGAVNERDVALANGLELEMPASKGIGENKVIESVQNGTLTEEKLDAAVERILRIIFKAVEEKKENATYDQEAHHQLARETARESMVLLKNEGNILPLKKEGSFAVIGEFAKAPRYQGGGSSHIKPTKLENIVEEIEKSAGSNANVSYAQGYYRDKDAIDEGLIEEAKEVASQADTVILFAGLPDRYESEGYDRVHLHIPENQQRLLDAIAEVNSNIVVVLSNGAPIEMPWLGKVKGLLEGYLGGQALGGAIADILFGNANPSGKLAETFPQQLSDNPSYLFFPGEGDKVEYREGIFVGYRYYDTKNVEPLFPFGYGLSYTTFEYSNLRVSANKINDTETLSVTVDVKNTGAFTGKEVVQLYVKDVASSVSRPQKELKGFEKVELQPGEVKEVTFTLDKRSFAYYNTELKDWHVESGEFELLVGKSSKEIVLTEKVTVESTTEIPLLVHRNTTVGDLLANPKVAPLAKELLGKAQEGSPFAAATEEEGEFSDMMEAMMKYMPLRALSNFSDGNLTEEKLQEMIQQLNDVQKNTVVN